One genomic segment of Candidatus Neomarinimicrobiota bacterium includes these proteins:
- a CDS encoding asparagine synthetase B, producing the protein MKKIFGFVIFCLLWIDFLQASVLLIPMDNTQTNHLKAYGIMYWVLEMGREGDWLLNYRGGSFRTEDIPSIREECVIRGVRYEILSDGQNKHMEQEIENENMDIIKLEVAPKIAVYTPPNTMPWDDAVTLALTYAEIPYDKLYDSEILQGRLADYDWLHLHHEDFTGQYGKFYRSYKNAAWYIQEVQTQERIAADLGFSKVSDLKLAVAEKIRSYVLEGGFLFAMCAATDSYEIALAAHRTDIVPPVFDGDGVDENYEGKLDFDYTFAFENFTIITDPNIYEFSNIDIPPGYDPYAINMNTDYFSLFEFSAKWDPVPTMLTQNHESLIRGFMGQTSNFNRDLIKKHVLVMGDTPETKRVKYIHGNAGKGTFTYLGGHDPADYRHFVGDPPTNLDLYKNDPGYRLILNNILFPAAKKEKRKT; encoded by the coding sequence ATAAAAAAAATTTTTGGGTTTGTTATCTTTTGTTTACTCTGGATTGACTTTTTGCAGGCATCTGTTTTGCTGATTCCGATGGATAATACCCAAACAAACCATTTGAAAGCATACGGCATTATGTATTGGGTCCTGGAAATGGGCAGGGAAGGGGATTGGTTGCTGAATTACCGGGGAGGTTCTTTCAGGACGGAAGATATCCCGTCAATCAGGGAAGAGTGTGTCATCAGGGGGGTTCGGTATGAAATTTTAAGTGATGGCCAAAACAAGCACATGGAACAGGAGATTGAAAACGAAAACATGGATATCATCAAACTGGAGGTAGCGCCCAAAATCGCTGTCTATACCCCACCCAATACCATGCCCTGGGATGATGCGGTCACCCTGGCCCTTACGTATGCTGAGATACCCTATGATAAGCTGTATGATTCGGAAATATTACAGGGGCGGCTGGCAGATTATGACTGGCTGCATCTGCATCATGAGGATTTCACGGGCCAATACGGAAAATTTTACCGTTCATATAAGAATGCCGCCTGGTATATTCAGGAAGTCCAGACTCAGGAACGTATTGCGGCGGACCTGGGTTTTTCCAAAGTGTCGGATTTGAAACTGGCTGTGGCGGAAAAAATTCGCAGTTATGTTCTGGAGGGAGGATTTTTATTTGCCATGTGTGCAGCGACGGACAGTTATGAAATTGCCCTGGCAGCTCATAGAACGGATATTGTCCCGCCGGTCTTCGATGGAGACGGGGTTGATGAAAATTATGAAGGGAAACTGGATTTTGATTATACTTTTGCTTTTGAAAATTTCACCATCATCACGGACCCGAATATCTACGAATTTTCAAATATTGATATTCCGCCGGGATATGATCCCTATGCCATCAACATGAATACGGATTATTTCTCTCTTTTTGAGTTTTCAGCCAAATGGGATCCTGTTCCCACTATGCTCACCCAGAATCATGAATCCCTGATTCGGGGATTTATGGGACAGACCAGCAATTTCAACCGGGATCTGATAAAAAAGCATGTGCTTGTGATGGGAGATACACCGGAAACCAAACGTGTCAAATACATCCACGGGAATGCGGGTAAGGGAACATTTACCTATTTAGGAGGACACGACCCGGCAGATTACCGCCATTTTGTGGGAGATCCGCCTACAAATCTTGATCTGTATAAGAATGATCCCGGATACCGGCTTATTTTAAATAACATTTTATTTCCCGCAGCAAAGAAAGAGAAACGAAAAACTTAA
- a CDS encoding zinc ABC transporter substrate-binding protein codes for MKKTMIPGIVFLLLMWISTVYGEIPVITVSIPPQAFFIHQIAGTDRFDVNILIPNGQSPAVYSPKPSQMMRVNRSDAFFLIGHPAFLFEAKHIFPHVNSNKEIPVFNLYQEARKVSYPTDDHDPHLWMSPILMTKILDDLTRFLNEFYPEDSLLFSENAKYLSERITALQDSIQNLIRERQIKEFFIYHPSWGYFSRDFNLTQIAIESQGHEPGPGHLMRIARQVHDHDHKKIIVQKGFNQKSAEALAHETGAGLVEADPLAYDWLESIRTMTTILVKP; via the coding sequence ATGAAAAAGACAATGATTCCCGGTATTGTATTCCTTCTGTTAATGTGGATATCTACGGTATATGGTGAAATCCCTGTTATTACTGTCAGTATTCCTCCACAGGCATTCTTTATTCACCAAATTGCGGGTACGGACCGTTTTGATGTGAATATTCTGATCCCAAATGGCCAGTCTCCGGCCGTATATTCTCCCAAACCTTCACAAATGATGCGAGTGAACCGGTCTGATGCCTTTTTCCTTATCGGGCATCCTGCCTTTCTTTTTGAAGCAAAACACATATTCCCTCATGTAAACAGTAATAAGGAAATCCCTGTTTTTAATTTGTATCAGGAAGCCCGGAAAGTATCTTACCCCACAGATGATCACGACCCCCATCTTTGGATGTCTCCTATCCTGATGACAAAAATTCTGGATGATTTAACACGTTTTCTCAATGAATTTTATCCGGAGGACTCCCTCCTGTTCAGTGAAAATGCAAAATATCTCTCGGAGAGGATCACTGCACTTCAGGACAGCATACAGAATCTGATCCGGGAAAGACAGATAAAGGAATTCTTCATCTATCATCCTTCCTGGGGATATTTTTCCCGGGATTTTAATCTGACACAGATTGCTATAGAATCTCAGGGACACGAACCGGGGCCTGGACATTTAATGCGAATTGCCCGCCAGGTTCACGACCATGATCATAAAAAGATTATTGTACAGAAAGGATTTAATCAAAAGAGTGCTGAAGCGCTGGCTCACGAAACGGGGGCCGGACTGGTGGAAGCAGATCCATTGGCTTATGACTGGCTGGAAAGCATCAGAACGATGACGACAATTCTGGTAAAACCTTGA
- a CDS encoding metal ABC transporter ATP-binding protein, protein MKNTNTVIEIRNVSFGYHQNNLILKNISFNITSHDYLVIIGPNGGGKTTLLRLIAGLLTPAKGKIIYYPSSLKKKIGYVPQFSNFDQNVPLRVLDVIKMGNLKKYCFLRPSRGYSDREPIELAKQLKLDSLLNKPVSELSGGQMQRVLIARAIIGNPGILLFDEPTASIDSESRQIFQSVIHELNKRIPIVMVTHDASAIAQEVKHIACINQELYIHDVGKVSEETLEKVYGCPVDLIAHGVPHRVLKSHNGHE, encoded by the coding sequence ATGAAAAATACAAATACTGTCATTGAAATTCGCAATGTCTCTTTCGGATATCATCAGAATAATCTGATCTTGAAAAATATCAGCTTCAATATTACATCTCATGATTATTTGGTGATTATTGGTCCGAATGGCGGAGGGAAAACAACTCTCTTAAGGCTGATAGCGGGTCTGCTGACCCCTGCCAAGGGTAAAATTATCTATTACCCCTCTTCATTGAAGAAAAAAATCGGGTATGTTCCCCAGTTTTCCAACTTCGATCAGAATGTTCCCCTCCGGGTTTTAGATGTGATAAAAATGGGGAATTTGAAGAAATACTGCTTTTTACGCCCGTCCCGGGGCTATTCGGACAGAGAACCTATTGAGCTGGCAAAGCAATTAAAACTGGATTCCCTCCTGAACAAGCCGGTCAGCGAACTTTCAGGCGGGCAAATGCAACGGGTTCTTATTGCCCGGGCTATCATCGGGAATCCGGGCATTTTACTTTTTGATGAACCGACAGCATCCATCGATTCTGAATCCAGACAGATTTTCCAGTCTGTAATTCATGAATTGAACAAACGTATCCCCATTGTCATGGTCACTCATGATGCGTCGGCCATTGCTCAGGAAGTGAAACATATTGCCTGTATAAACCAAGAACTTTATATCCATGATGTAGGAAAAGTATCAGAGGAAACGCTGGAAAAAGTTTATGGATGTCCTGTTGACCTCATCGCTCACGGAGTACCACACCGTGTTCTAAAATCACATAACGGACATGAATGA
- a CDS encoding metal ABC transporter permease translates to MMGLDIFAYDFMKNAMIAGFLASLMCGVMGTFVVTKRLVFISGGISHAAFGGIGLFFMLGLSPILGAYTVAVLASLILGYYKPSKINSQDAYIGILWSVGMAAGILMISLSSKSYTPNLMSYLFGNILMVRSQDLVWMSVLTVTVLVIIFGFFKYFLSIAFDEEFSQLQDIPVRLFRMILFVLTGLTIVTLIQVVGIILVIALLTIPPLLSMIFFNDFKLVLLFSVLFGILLTQSGIILSFYLDLSAGPVIILLGALVLFVSYLLKKNKKTA, encoded by the coding sequence ATGATGGGACTTGATATTTTTGCATATGATTTCATGAAAAACGCCATGATTGCCGGTTTCCTGGCCAGCCTTATGTGTGGTGTTATGGGTACCTTTGTGGTAACAAAGCGTCTTGTATTTATCAGCGGAGGAATCAGTCATGCTGCCTTTGGTGGTATTGGACTTTTCTTCATGCTTGGACTCAGTCCCATTTTAGGAGCTTATACTGTCGCTGTCCTTGCCTCTCTGATACTCGGTTATTACAAACCTTCAAAAATAAATTCACAGGATGCCTATATCGGTATTTTATGGTCTGTAGGAATGGCAGCAGGTATTTTAATGATCAGTCTCTCGTCCAAATCCTATACCCCTAATTTGATGTCTTATCTTTTTGGTAATATTTTAATGGTCCGTTCACAGGATCTGGTTTGGATGTCGGTTTTGACGGTTACAGTTCTGGTGATTATTTTTGGCTTCTTTAAATATTTTTTGTCCATCGCATTTGATGAAGAATTTTCACAGCTTCAGGATATCCCTGTCCGCCTTTTCCGGATGATTCTCTTCGTTTTGACAGGGTTGACGATTGTAACACTGATTCAGGTCGTGGGGATTATTCTCGTCATTGCCTTATTAACAATTCCCCCGCTGTTGAGCATGATTTTCTTCAATGATTTTAAGCTTGTACTTCTCTTTTCCGTCCTGTTCGGCATCCTCCTGACCCAAAGTGGAATCATCCTGTCGTTCTATCTGGACCTATCCGCAGGTCCTGTGATTATCCTCTTGGGCGCGCTGGTTCTGTTTGTAAGTTATCTTTTGAAAAAAAACAAAAAAACGGCATGA
- the lon gene encoding endopeptidase La, which translates to MKEFDINTPPDKDKQGLLLVSDIIPDNLNILPLYSRPVFPGITLPITFNGESHAEEIRYAIEKDSNFLGVSLVKNSEQQKNGVFRLHETGSILKIIKIIHIADDSAHLIVQAISRFKKVREIRHPDFTRWTVTPIRDDDSELSDTLKAYTLSVMTNVKELISLNPLMKEQLKIVLSQISYEKPGLVMDLIAQMLSADASELQEILETYDLNRRAEKLLLLLRKEIELAQLQEKIQKQIDEKINRQQKEFFLREQLKAIKKELGLEKDDKTAEIEKIEKKIKSLTLPAETLQVIQEELDKLRILEPASAEFHVTRTYLTTLTELPWGLYSRDNMDIKKAREILDKEHFGLEDVKQRILEVISTIIKRGRVAGSILCLVGPPGVGKTSVGRSIANALNRKFYRFSVGGMRDEAEIKGHRRTYIGAMPGKIIQSLKRTGTSNPVIMLDEIDKIGISYQGDPASALLEVLDPEQNQSFLDHYLDVRYDLSNILFITTANQLDTIPSPLLDRMEIIKLPGYILEDKVEIAKKFLIPKQRKEHGLLTKDVSISDGAIKRIAGQYAREAGVRNLENQIKKIMRQTTLLQTEKGIHKVRVNQKNLEEFLGKPIYKTEQLYTRQKPGIVLGLAWTPLGGTTLYVEASSVMSKSAGFQQTGQLGKVMQESSHIAYSYVRSYIDKHHHEKSVKTFFRENHIHLHVPAGATPKDGPSAGITMALALYSLALNKAVRRDIAMTGELSLTGKILPIGGVKEKTIAARRVGIRELILPSENRPDYEDLNPKITEGIDKVHFVDYFEEVIPIAFPDLQKE; encoded by the coding sequence ATGAAAGAATTCGATATCAACACACCTCCTGATAAGGATAAGCAGGGGTTGCTCCTTGTTTCGGATATCATTCCGGATAATCTGAACATATTACCGCTTTACAGCCGCCCGGTTTTTCCCGGCATTACCCTTCCCATTACTTTCAACGGGGAATCTCATGCAGAGGAAATTCGCTATGCCATCGAGAAAGACAGTAATTTTCTTGGAGTTTCCCTTGTTAAAAATAGTGAACAACAAAAAAACGGGGTATTCCGTCTTCATGAAACCGGATCTATTCTAAAAATCATTAAAATCATCCATATCGCGGATGATTCGGCCCATTTAATCGTCCAGGCCATTTCCCGTTTTAAAAAGGTCCGTGAGATACGTCATCCCGACTTCACCCGGTGGACTGTAACTCCCATTCGGGATGACGATAGCGAATTATCGGATACCCTTAAGGCTTATACACTGTCTGTCATGACAAATGTGAAAGAACTCATCTCTTTAAATCCGTTAATGAAAGAACAACTCAAGATAGTCCTGTCACAAATCAGTTATGAAAAACCGGGGCTGGTTATGGATTTGATTGCCCAGATGTTGTCGGCAGACGCATCGGAACTGCAGGAAATTCTTGAAACCTATGATTTAAACCGACGAGCGGAAAAACTCCTTCTGCTTTTGCGAAAAGAAATTGAACTGGCTCAGCTTCAGGAAAAAATACAGAAACAGATTGATGAGAAAATCAACAGACAGCAAAAAGAGTTTTTTCTGAGAGAGCAACTGAAAGCCATTAAGAAAGAGCTCGGCCTGGAGAAAGACGACAAGACGGCAGAAATTGAAAAAATTGAAAAAAAAATAAAATCTCTGACACTGCCGGCAGAAACCCTTCAGGTAATTCAGGAGGAATTGGACAAGCTTCGCATTCTGGAGCCTGCTTCGGCAGAATTTCACGTAACCCGTACATATCTTACTACCCTTACAGAACTGCCCTGGGGTCTTTACAGCCGGGATAATATGGATATTAAAAAAGCACGGGAGATTTTAGACAAGGAGCATTTTGGCCTTGAAGATGTAAAACAACGCATTTTGGAAGTCATCAGCACCATCATAAAAAGGGGTCGTGTTGCAGGATCTATTCTGTGCCTGGTCGGCCCTCCCGGCGTGGGTAAAACCTCTGTGGGTCGTTCCATCGCCAATGCTTTGAACCGGAAATTTTACCGATTCAGTGTAGGAGGAATGCGGGACGAAGCGGAAATTAAGGGACACAGACGTACCTATATCGGGGCCATGCCGGGAAAAATCATTCAGAGCCTGAAACGCACCGGAACCTCCAATCCTGTTATTATGCTGGATGAAATCGATAAGATCGGCATCAGTTATCAGGGAGATCCGGCTTCTGCCCTACTGGAAGTTTTGGATCCTGAACAAAATCAGTCTTTCCTGGATCATTACCTGGATGTCCGGTACGATTTATCCAACATCCTTTTCATTACCACAGCCAATCAGCTTGACACCATCCCATCTCCGTTGCTGGACCGAATGGAGATCATCAAACTGCCGGGATATATCCTGGAAGATAAAGTGGAAATCGCCAAGAAATTTCTCATTCCAAAACAACGGAAAGAACACGGTTTGCTTACGAAAGATGTTTCTATCAGTGACGGAGCCATTAAACGGATTGCCGGTCAATACGCCCGGGAAGCCGGTGTGAGAAATCTGGAAAATCAAATAAAAAAAATTATGCGACAAACCACGCTCCTGCAGACAGAAAAAGGGATACATAAAGTTCGGGTAAATCAGAAAAACCTTGAAGAATTTCTTGGAAAGCCGATTTATAAGACAGAACAACTTTATACAAGACAAAAGCCTGGTATTGTTCTGGGGCTGGCCTGGACCCCTCTGGGTGGAACAACCCTCTACGTGGAGGCCTCATCTGTCATGAGCAAATCCGCAGGATTCCAACAGACCGGTCAATTGGGGAAAGTCATGCAGGAATCCTCCCATATCGCTTATTCCTATGTGAGATCTTATATAGACAAACATCACCACGAAAAATCCGTCAAAACTTTCTTCCGTGAAAATCACATTCATCTCCATGTCCCTGCCGGAGCCACTCCCAAAGATGGTCCCTCCGCCGGGATTACCATGGCTTTAGCCCTTTATTCCCTGGCTTTAAATAAAGCTGTCAGGCGGGATATTGCCATGACAGGAGAACTTTCTCTGACTGGTAAGATCCTGCCTATTGGCGGCGTTAAGGAAAAAACCATTGCAGCCAGACGGGTGGGAATCCGGGAACTGATTCTGCCATCTGAAAACCGTCCTGATTATGAAGACCTGAATCCTAAAATCACGGAAGGCATTGATAAGGTTCATTTTGTGGATTACTTTGAAGAAGTGATTCCCATCGCCTTTCCCGACTTACAAAAAGAATGA
- a CDS encoding AAC(3) family N-acetyltransferase has product MNDLFHKLENIIETYSLNNTVLCLHTSFSRLSRLIPNPDIFIDIFNAYGSTLIVPAHSYANRVFYIPKLDIRQNGDDIQPENTNSPQPFTGVIDPEDISPEMGIIARRIAERDTSYIGFHPENAFAGFGPEAKRIIRAQTPWNVYAPYDILMDNKQAKIVLIDVDLSKATPVHYAEMKAGRNLFIRWYKDINHKVKPMRVGGCSDGFERCRPYLKDLESLCHTDSATWRIYPFRPFIDRLTDIIRDKPEVTRCGKSECSRCRNMISGGPYFSFPPLSLSL; this is encoded by the coding sequence ATGAATGATCTTTTCCATAAACTTGAAAATATCATTGAAACATATTCATTAAATAACACGGTACTTTGTCTTCACACATCGTTCAGCAGATTATCCCGACTTATTCCGAATCCGGATATATTCATCGATATTTTTAATGCATACGGCTCTACACTCATCGTTCCTGCACACAGCTATGCGAACCGTGTATTTTATATTCCAAAATTGGATATCCGGCAAAATGGTGATGACATACAACCGGAAAACACCAACTCACCGCAACCATTTACTGGGGTAATTGATCCGGAAGATATAAGCCCGGAGATGGGAATTATCGCCCGGCGGATTGCTGAACGGGATACGTCATATATCGGATTTCATCCTGAGAATGCCTTTGCAGGCTTTGGTCCTGAAGCGAAGAGAATTATTAGGGCCCAAACACCCTGGAATGTTTATGCTCCTTATGATATTCTTATGGATAACAAGCAGGCAAAAATTGTGCTGATAGATGTTGATTTAAGCAAGGCAACCCCTGTCCATTACGCTGAAATGAAGGCAGGCAGAAATTTGTTCATCCGGTGGTATAAAGACATCAATCACAAAGTGAAACCGATGCGGGTGGGAGGCTGTTCCGATGGTTTTGAACGCTGCAGACCTTATCTGAAAGACCTTGAAAGCCTGTGCCATACTGATTCTGCAACTTGGAGGATTTATCCCTTCCGACCTTTTATTGACCGGCTAACGGATATTATTCGTGATAAACCGGAGGTAACCCGGTGTGGAAAATCGGAATGCAGCCGTTGCCGGAATATGATATCCGGCGGTCCCTATTTTTCATTTCCACCACTCAGCCTGTCTCTCTGA
- a CDS encoding winged helix-turn-helix transcriptional regulator, giving the protein MGVRRHNAEKMEEPICSPDALKKLSSTFKVLGHPARIKIFRVLDGKEYSVSEIQNLIGEVQPVTSQHLKIMADHELLLCRRNGTHVLYSQNTSEFNRKLSSHIVRELMSEKAQDY; this is encoded by the coding sequence ATGGGGGTTAGACGTCATAATGCGGAAAAAATGGAAGAGCCGATTTGTTCACCGGATGCTCTGAAGAAATTATCTTCAACCTTCAAGGTTTTAGGGCATCCTGCACGAATCAAGATCTTCCGGGTCCTGGACGGGAAAGAGTACAGCGTTTCTGAGATTCAGAATCTCATTGGGGAAGTCCAGCCTGTCACATCCCAGCATCTTAAGATCATGGCAGATCATGAGTTGCTTTTGTGCCGCAGGAATGGAACCCATGTTCTGTATTCCCAGAATACTTCCGAATTCAACCGGAAATTATCTTCCCACATTGTTCGCGAATTAATGAGCGAAAAAGCACAGGACTATTAA
- a CDS encoding MerR family transcriptional regulator yields the protein MALPKMKKLYYSISEVSRITDVTQPTLRYWENEFSFLQPGKNSAGNRIYKESDIKLIFLIKQLLYVQKLTINGAIDYIQELHDKNILNETLDTFYPKKNTVEKKETVPDMNPSRSDNSVKPQESDIRQNLGIVNLLIKIKEEIDTLNHELEKIQQKLD from the coding sequence ATGGCTCTTCCAAAAATGAAAAAACTCTATTATTCCATTAGTGAAGTTAGTCGCATCACTGATGTAACCCAACCCACACTTCGATACTGGGAAAATGAATTTTCATTTTTGCAACCTGGAAAAAACAGTGCAGGAAACCGGATTTATAAAGAATCTGATATCAAATTAATATTTTTAATTAAACAACTGCTTTATGTACAAAAGCTGACGATCAACGGAGCTATAGATTATATTCAGGAACTTCATGATAAAAATATCCTGAATGAAACCCTGGATACATTCTATCCCAAAAAAAACACCGTTGAAAAAAAAGAAACTGTCCCCGATATGAATCCGTCCCGGTCAGATAATTCTGTCAAACCTCAGGAATCTGACATCAGACAAAATTTAGGTATAGTTAATCTTCTGATTAAAATCAAAGAAGAAATTGACACCCTCAATCATGAACTGGAAAAAATACAGCAGAAATTGGATTGA
- a CDS encoding insulinase family protein, with protein sequence MTEINITKSVLKNGLTIITENVPGVSSTAVGVFVKAGSIHERYEKSGIAHLIEHLVFKGSKKRSSFNIVDAIESKGGILNAYTEKDLTTFVARVLPRDVLSALDILCDMILNPEFSETHIRQEKSVILEEINDFMDTPQDYANESFIRKLYPDSSFGTYILGDRKSISRITPDDIRSFHRRYYRPANMVIVVSGALNPGDIVPFLNKHCGGSSTTENDEDEKTVPAVISRGFEWEEKDDIGQSHLIYGCHFPVKDRYQKYSFLLIQLMLSGGMSSRLFQHIREKFGFVYTIESFLDIFSGCGVFGVYAGTDTTKRYYVRDLIQQEIMNIRAGSVTESELTRIRMQFEGQLIISLENPENRMERIARHFISYGNYLTPVETMQLIQNIQTDDLIRMAQELQVFKDYNTYFLVPRN encoded by the coding sequence ATGACCGAAATAAACATCACTAAATCCGTTCTGAAAAACGGCCTGACAATTATAACAGAAAACGTCCCCGGTGTTTCTTCAACCGCCGTGGGCGTTTTTGTTAAAGCGGGATCAATTCATGAGCGATACGAAAAATCAGGTATCGCTCATTTAATTGAACATCTTGTATTTAAAGGATCTAAAAAGCGTTCTTCCTTTAATATTGTAGATGCCATAGAATCGAAGGGCGGGATTCTGAATGCCTACACGGAGAAAGATTTAACCACGTTTGTAGCCAGGGTTTTGCCAAGGGATGTGCTTTCTGCTTTGGATATCCTGTGTGATATGATACTGAATCCTGAATTTTCAGAAACTCATATCCGGCAGGAAAAGAGTGTGATTCTGGAGGAAATTAACGATTTCATGGATACACCCCAGGATTATGCCAATGAATCATTTATCCGGAAACTCTATCCTGATTCCAGTTTTGGCACCTATATTCTGGGAGATAGAAAGAGCATATCCAGAATCACGCCGGATGACATTCGTTCTTTTCATCGCCGGTATTATCGTCCGGCAAACATGGTGATTGTGGTATCCGGGGCTTTGAATCCCGGGGATATTGTTCCATTTTTAAATAAACACTGCGGAGGATCTTCAACAACAGAGAATGATGAGGATGAGAAAACGGTACCGGCAGTCATATCCCGTGGATTCGAATGGGAGGAAAAGGATGATATCGGACAATCACACCTGATTTACGGATGCCACTTTCCGGTGAAGGACCGTTACCAGAAGTACTCTTTTCTTCTGATTCAATTGATGCTTTCAGGTGGTATGTCATCACGTCTTTTTCAACATATTCGTGAAAAATTCGGGTTTGTTTATACCATTGAGTCCTTTCTGGATATATTTTCAGGATGCGGTGTTTTTGGAGTATATGCCGGTACAGACACAACTAAACGTTATTATGTGCGGGATTTAATTCAGCAGGAAATCATGAATATCCGTGCCGGATCAGTTACGGAATCGGAGTTGACACGTATCCGGATGCAATTTGAGGGACAACTGATCATCAGCCTGGAGAATCCGGAAAACAGGATGGAACGGATTGCCAGGCATTTTATAAGTTATGGAAATTATCTGACGCCGGTGGAAACCATGCAGTTGATTCAAAATATCCAGACAGATGACCTGATCCGAATGGCTCAAGAATTACAGGTTTTTAAAGATTACAATACGTATTTTCTCGTCCCCAGAAACTAA